GTATCAGGGCCGGCAGGTGGTGTAGTAGTTCCTTCGGGGCCCTGGTGCCGGTACGGCGCCAGGGCCCCTCAACGCGTTTCCCGGAGAGGTGCAAATGACAGCAGATGACTCGTACGACCGTCTCGACGACGACGACTACCCCGCCTATACCATGGGCAGGGCTGCCGAAATGCTCGGCACCACCCAGGGTTTCCTCCGCGCCATCGGCGAAGCCCGCCTCATCACCCCGCTCCGCTCCGCGGGCGGCCACCGCCGCTACTCCCGCTACCAGTTGCGGATCGCCGCACGTGCCCGGGAACTCGTCGACCAGGGCACCCCCATCGAAGCCGCCTGCCGCATCATCATCCTCGAAGACCAACTCGAAGAAGCCCAGCGCATCAACGCCGAGTACCGCCGCGCCGCGGAATCAGCCGCGCCACCGGCCTCGGACTGAGACGGGGTCGCCTGCCGGCGATTCCGCCGGAGCTTGACGGAGAACCACCCAAGCGCGCATGCGCGGGCGAGGCCCCCTTCAGTATCCGTGCCGCGGGGCCCAGGGCCGTCCATTCGGCGAGCCATCCAACGCTGCCGGTGCTGCTCGGACCGGCACGCACGGATCCGGTGCCGGGGCGCGAGCCGGGCCGACTCCTCCGACGGACCCGTGACACCACCGGGTCCACCTCGGTGGTCGGGGGTGTCGAGCGACCGTCCACGGCGACGCGCGGCCCACCCCGTCCGTCGGACGGCCCTGCACATCGCTGTCCGTACCGGCGCCGGGAGCCCGCCGAGACCGCGCGGGCCGGAAAACGGGCGGGGCCACGTCGTCGATCCGGGGCGGGGGTCTGGTCGACGTCACCTCTTCGGGCAGAGCCACGGACGCCTCGGCCGCCGCCGGGTGCGGGAAGCGCAGAACGGCCTCGGTGACCTCCGGGTCGCCCCCCTGCGGCCGCCGCCCCTGGCCCGTACCGTACCGAAACTCGGAAAACAGCTGGTCAGCGACCTGGATCTGTTGTTTTCGTCGAGCCCCTTCTCGGCTGCCTCGCGCTGCGGACGTGAACGGCCACAGCGAACGGATGTGCGTGGGGCGCATACTGGCGGCAATGACAAAGCCCAGTGCACCGAAGCGCTATCTGCCCACCAGCCCCTTCAAGGCCCCGGTCACGCTGCCTCCCCGGCACTTCGCCGTAGGCGACCAGGTCACGCACGACGTGTACGGCCTCGGCAGGGTCATCGGCATCGAGGGCGGGATCGCGGCGCTCGTGGATTTCGGCTCGACGCAAGAGCGGATCCTGAGTCCGTACGCCAAGATGAGCAAGTTGTAGGGCCGCCGCCGTGCCCGGTCACGGCGTACCGGAGCCAGACAGCCCTTGCAGACGGCCAAGTGCCGGGTGATTCCCAAGCGCCGGTTCGATTCCCGTCATCCGCTCTTGAACGAAGGCCCTGGTCAGAGACCAGGGCCTTCGTCGTCGTCCTCCTGATCGGCCGGCCGACGTCCGGCGTCGAGCGGACCGTCCCCGTGCGAGGGAGGCCGAGCGTGTGGCAACCGAGCCCGCACAACGGTTGGACGGTTGGTCGCCGTCCCGATCCCGTCGCGTCCGCCTGCTGATCACCACGATCGTCGCGAAGGGGGTTGGTCTAGGTTGCCCGGCGGTCCGTACAGGCGGAGGACAGGGGGACAGAGCGGTGACATGGGACGGCCGTGCGGCCGGCGAGCAGGACCCGTGGTGGGATCCGGAGGCCACCGAGCTCCTCCCGCACATCGCGCCCGGCCCGGCGGAGGCGGAACCGTGGCGTGCCGATGGGGATGTCGCGGACACCCGTCCGCTCGCTCGGATCGACGCTGCCCCGGGCACACCGCTGCCGCCCGCCCCGGCCTCACGCCGGGCACCGCGTGGCAGACCCCGGCGCGGCACCTGGGTCGTCGCCGCGCTCGCGGCCTCCGCCGTGGGCGGTCTCGCGGTCGGCGCCGTGCTGACCGCCGCGACCGGACGCAGCGCCGCGACACCTCCGCCGGGCCCCACCTCTCCCGACCAGGCTGTCCCCCAGCCGACGCGGACGGGCCCGGCCGCCTACGAGGTGACCGTGGCAACGGCGAACGCCGCGGGGGCGGGGACGGACAGCGACGTCCAGGCACGGCTCACCGACGAGTCGGGCCGCACGTCCCCGTGGACCGCACTGGACACGCCCGACCACAACGACTTCGAGGCAGGCAGCCGGGACACGTACGTCGTGGGCGTGCCCGCGGGCTTCGGTCGCCCGGCCTCCCTCCAGCTGTGGAAGGACGGCACCGACGCCTGGGCCGTCGAGGCGGACGTACGCGTCACCGGACCTGACGGGTACGCAGCGCTGTGGCACCCCGCCGAAAGCGCGTCCCGCCTCTGGATCACCGGAAGCGATCCCGTCCCCGAGGACGCCGCACCCCGGTTCACGCAGTACAGCCCGAACGGCACACTCGCGCCCGCCGGGCAGTGAGCGACGGCACGCCCCTGCCCGCTGAAGAGGGCGGCCTTTCCGCCCGGATCGGCTGCCCCAGGTCAGAGAGCTGGGGCTTTGTCGCTGCCGAGACCTGCGGGGGGTACTCCCTTCGAGTGAGGCGGTTTCGAGGACCGCACAGGAGTTGTGCTGAACATGTCCGCACCCGTCGTCGACGTCTGGGGCCCGGTCGCCCCCGGTACCCGCTCCTCGATCCCCTCCGCGCCGGAGCCGCATGACACATGGCCCCTCGCCGGCGGAACGGCCTGGGTCTACTACAGCCCGCTGAACCGCAGGCAGCTC
This is a stretch of genomic DNA from Streptomyces sp. R44. It encodes these proteins:
- a CDS encoding MerR family transcriptional regulator codes for the protein MTADDSYDRLDDDDYPAYTMGRAAEMLGTTQGFLRAIGEARLITPLRSAGGHRRYSRYQLRIAARARELVDQGTPIEAACRIIILEDQLEEAQRINAEYRRAAESAAPPASD
- a CDS encoding PLAT/LH2 domain-containing protein, yielding MTWDGRAAGEQDPWWDPEATELLPHIAPGPAEAEPWRADGDVADTRPLARIDAAPGTPLPPAPASRRAPRGRPRRGTWVVAALAASAVGGLAVGAVLTAATGRSAATPPPGPTSPDQAVPQPTRTGPAAYEVTVATANAAGAGTDSDVQARLTDESGRTSPWTALDTPDHNDFEAGSRDTYVVGVPAGFGRPASLQLWKDGTDAWAVEADVRVTGPDGYAALWHPAESASRLWITGSDPVPEDAAPRFTQYSPNGTLAPAGQ